TCTTGAGATTCGTCTTGGTAGTGAGGTTGGGAGTTATATTTTTGCCGATCTCGTGAAGGTTGATCTGCGAGCGCAGGATGGAGGGTGGCAGGTCGTGCTTCAGGTTAAAGATGCCAGGCATGGTGTTTGGGTTTTGCCCATGCGGGATAAGGGAGAGGCTACGCGGTGGTGGCGGGTTCTTGGGCTTGCTGTGCGGGAGAAGCTCTGACTTTTTTTGCTGTTGCTGTTGCTGTTGCTGTTGTTGGCCTTTCCTTGTTTTGCTTGTGGTCTATTAGTGTCGCCCCTGTGCGGGGCAGGCACTTACTTTCTTTGCCGCCGCAAAGAAAGTAAGCAAAGAAAGCGGCTTCAACCCGCCAGCTCATAAGTGGGCACCGTGCCCCGCCCCGCCGTAGTGGTGCATCTGGAATCCGTGTCCTCGCAAACTCCCCGTTCGTGACACAGCAGTCATTCCTCCAGCGGCGCTGCGCGCGCCCTGTGGTCGTTCTTTTATCCCCCCCTCGTCGTTTTCTTCCGGCTTCCTGCCTTGTGTGCGCGTGTCTTGATCCGCAGTTATGCGCGGTATTTGTTTTTCTTCTCATTGTTAAATCGGTGGCTGTTAATTGTTAAGGGATTTAACATAGTTTCGTTTCTGGTTGTTTTAAATTAATGTTTTATGCCGGTGGGATTTATTTGTGCGGCATAAATGTTGGGGATTCTATAAATAATCTTCTTCTTATTCGATTCGTCTGCTTATACTTGCCTTGCCCCGTCTGGGTCTGGATTGGTGGTGTCTGGTGTGTCGTATTGGGCGGGGCGTTATTGCGTTGGGTATTTTTATCTAAAAAACATTCTTTTTATTGAGGTGCGCTTTGGGTAACGTTCTCAAATTCGGCGATACGGTTGCGCTTCGTAATGGGCAAGATAATTTCTCCGGCTACTTTCTTTCGCTTATCTGGAAAGGCGTCCAGAATCCCGAGAAATTCGACAAGCTCTGGACCGAGGTCGCGCAGCCCGGCAAAAACTTTGCCTCGGACTATGTCTGGAAAATCATTCCTCCCGCAAACTCGGCGAAGAAAGCCGGCGATCCCGTCGCTAACTTCGAAGAGGTCTGGATCACCGTGCAGGATGACGCAGGCGCCACGCGCTATCTCGCCATCAATAACGTCGACAACACCTACGTCATGGCCAGCGATAATTCCGTGGCCACCAATCTGAAAACCTGGGTCATCTCCGGCTCGACAGCCGTCGGCCCCAGCAATCAGGCATCCGGCGATCTTAAAGATCCCCTCGAATATGGGATGTTCGTCAACCTGCTCAACAAGTCCCTCGAACGCACCGCCAACGCCCATAACGACGCCAATCAAACCGATGCGTTCAAGCACGTCCTGCGCACCGCATCCCTCAACTCGCCGCCCGATATCACCGGCTGGTGGCGCATCGATAAAACCGTCACCGATCCCGGCACCAGCGATAACGGCGGTGGCGACAACGGCGGCGGCGGCGAACGCGACGGCTGGTTCAATCTGCCACCCAACATCCGCTTCGGCGTCACCGTGCTCGTCAACTCGGCCGCGGAACAAACTGTCAAGGTGTTCGTCGACGATCCCGCCAACCCAAGCGCAACCTTCAAGGGCGCCGGCGTCGACGACAAAAACCTCCAGACCCAAATCATCAACTCGGGCAAAGGCAAGGTCCACGTCGTCGTCGAAGCCAACGGCAAACAGTCCAAACTCGGCTCGCGTCAGGTCGATATCTTCAAGAAAACCTACTTCGGCCTAGTCGGCTCCGAAGACGGCGGCGATGACGACTACAACGACGCCCTGGTGAT
The sequence above is a segment of the Paraburkholderia sp. D15 genome. Coding sequences within it:
- a CDS encoding fucose-binding lectin II, translated to MGNVLKFGDTVALRNGQDNFSGYFLSLIWKGVQNPEKFDKLWTEVAQPGKNFASDYVWKIIPPANSAKKAGDPVANFEEVWITVQDDAGATRYLAINNVDNTYVMASDNSVATNLKTWVISGSTAVGPSNQASGDLKDPLEYGMFVNLLNKSLERTANAHNDANQTDAFKHVLRTASLNSPPDITGWWRIDKTVTDPGTSDNGGGDNGGGGERDGWFNLPPNIRFGVTVLVNSAAEQTVKVFVDDPANPSATFKGAGVDDKNLQTQIINSGKGKVHVVVEANGKQSKLGSRQVDIFKKTYFGLVGSEDGGDDDYNDALVILNWPLG